From the Nitrosopumilus sp. genome, one window contains:
- a CDS encoding zinc-dependent dehydrogenase, whose protein sequence is MKTASVKEPSTISVDETEKPSLTSGDILVQMQACGICGSDLEKVFGQYGQPSMRLGHEPSGIVLEVGSGVTEFKKGDRVFTHHHVPCYDCHFCNHGNETMCKKYYETNLSPCGLSEEFVVPEWNVSHGGVLKISDSLSYEEAAMIEPLACCVRAWNKFSYFEGDSVAIFGVGPTGMMHVMLANAKKFAKIFCFDVNDFRLDFAKKFNITESISSLDENRQQKILDNTDGKGVDVAIVATSSLKALDDAIDMVRKGGAIMMFGVPSKGAMLNLDMSKIYSKEITLVTSYAASDLDTKEALDLIESSKIDVKQLITHTYTISDSQKAFDHARTGENAMKIIITK, encoded by the coding sequence CCGGTGACATTCTAGTTCAAATGCAAGCTTGTGGCATTTGTGGTTCTGATTTAGAAAAAGTTTTTGGACAATATGGTCAACCATCAATGCGTTTAGGTCATGAACCTTCTGGAATTGTATTGGAAGTTGGTTCTGGTGTAACTGAATTTAAAAAAGGAGATAGGGTATTCACTCATCATCATGTTCCTTGCTATGATTGTCATTTTTGTAATCATGGTAATGAAACAATGTGTAAAAAATACTATGAAACAAATCTTTCTCCTTGTGGATTATCTGAAGAGTTTGTTGTTCCTGAATGGAATGTTTCCCATGGAGGTGTTTTAAAAATTTCTGATTCATTAAGTTATGAAGAAGCTGCTATGATTGAGCCATTGGCGTGTTGTGTTCGAGCTTGGAATAAATTTTCATATTTTGAAGGAGACTCTGTCGCAATTTTTGGAGTAGGTCCTACTGGAATGATGCATGTGATGCTTGCAAATGCTAAAAAATTTGCAAAAATATTTTGTTTTGATGTAAATGATTTTAGATTAGATTTTGCTAAAAAATTCAATATTACAGAATCTATATCATCATTGGATGAAAATAGACAACAAAAAATTTTGGATAATACTGACGGTAAGGGCGTTGATGTTGCAATTGTGGCTACAAGTAGTCTTAAGGCGTTAGATGATGCAATTGATATGGTTCGAAAAGGTGGTGCAATAATGATGTTTGGTGTTCCATCAAAAGGAGCCATGCTGAATTTAGATATGAGCAAAATCTACTCTAAAGAAATTACTTTGGTAACTAGCTATGCTGCATCTGATTTAGACACTAAAGAAGCTCTTGATTTGATAGAATCTTCTAAAATTGATGTTAAACAATTGATCACTCATACTTACACTATCTCTGATTCACAAAAGGCATTTGATCATGCACGTACAGGAGAAAATGCTATGAAAATTATCATAACAAAATAA